The Cyanobacterium sp. T60_A2020_053 DNA segment TTCTTTTTTATCATAAAATAATTATTGCCATAAAAGTAATACTACTGCGTATCATCAATTAAGTCATATCTCTCTTTTGTCATTCTCAGAAAACATTTTTAGATCACAGAACTTTAATTAACAGATCATTTCGAGATTTTTTAAGTAATATAAATTATCAAAATTTAACAATGGCTGAAACTATATCTACTAAAAGAACTTGATCAAAAATTGACAGAGGAGGGATGTTTTAAAACTTATCTTTGCTCTTTGCTCTTACAATAACTGTTATGTAACTGATGTTAGGCAAAAATAGAATTAATTGTTGTTGTCGGGTGTCAGGTGTTAGGTTAAAGAATTGACAAGAAACTTATGTTTATTGAGGGAAGGGTTTTAAACCGGCTACTTGAAACCTCCCTTAACTTAACATTTGAATCAGTGCGTAATATCAGTTTATAAGACAAAAAATAAAATGAAAAAAACCGAGCGTATTCTTATCCCGCCACAAGTCAGAAAATATGTCTATGAAAGAGATAATTTTCAATGTCAAAGTTGTGGCAAAAACATTTCAGAAACCACTTTAAATATTGATCATATAATTCCTTTGGCAAAGGGTGGTAGTAATGATATAAGTAACTTACAAACCCTTTGTAGTAGTTGTAATCAAAAGAAAAAAGCGCACTTCGATCCTCGTTTTCGTCGTCATTTTTCTTAAAAATTAATTATAACCATAAATTAATAACCAAAAAAAGTTATTATGACCACAAACGTTATAAAATCAATAATTTGTGATGCGTAAATTTATTTCCTTTACCTTAGTATCGTTTTTGATTGTCATAGCTTTGACAGCATTTCAAATCAATCATCCAGCGCCCGTCACCGCCACTAATTACTCGGAATATATGGCAAAAGCCCATAAAAATGATCTGCCTATACCTACCGGTATTATTGCCCAAGCTCCTAAAATGGAAGTAAAAGGGGAAATGTTGACCTATGGTAATATTGATGGACAGCCCATCATGGGTTACGTCAGCACCCCTGTTAATGCGGAAAAACCCCTACCCGGATTAATTGTTATCCATGAGTGGTGGGGTTTGAATGATAATATCAAAATGATGACCGATCGCCTAGCGGGGGAAGGTTATACAGCTTTAGCCGTTGACTTATATCAGGGTGATGTAGCTGATAATCCCGATGAGGCTCTTAAATTGGTGCAGAGGGCGCTGGGAAATACCGCTCCCTTAGAAAATAACCTCAAACAAGCCTATAAATATCTTAGCGACTATCAAAATATTATGGGCATCACTGAAGCTCCACGAGTAGGTAGTATTGGTTGGTGTTTTGGTGGTTTGTGGTCACTTAATACAGCTTTACTACTTCCTGATCAGTTAGATGCCACCGTAATTTACTATGGCGGAAATATCACTACTGATCCCAAAAAATTAATGACCTTACAAATGCCCATTTTAGGAATTTTTGGAGAATTAGATCAAAATCCTTCCGTTGCTTTAGTAAAAGAATTTGAACAAGTATTATTAGCTTTAGGCAAAGAAGTAGAAATTCATATCTATGAAAAAGCCGATCATGCTTTTGCTAACTCATCTGGTACTCGTTATAATGCGGAAGCGGCAGAGAGTGCTTGGGAAAAAACCACCGCTTTTTTAGCGAAATATCTTTAACAAAAAGGGCTAAGGTAAATTTTAGAATACCTTGGATTACCATTAAATTTGCTTACCTCTTAAAAACAAGGTTTTGAACCATTTATTCTTCTGTAAAATAGGGGTTGCTAAAGCAGTGGTGTCGTGGGGGGAATGTAGAATTTAGAATGTAGAATTTAGAACGTAGAATTAATAATTTTTGATTGGGATGAAAAATACAGTATTTTTAGATAAAAAAGTCAATTTATGGCATTTTTGGTTATGTAGAATAGACTTTAAACCTTTATTAGACAAGGGTTTTGATTTATTCAGCAAAGCATAAAATATTTCCAAAAATTATCAAAAAATAGTTAGTCGAAAACCCTGCCCTTTCGGATAACAACATTACTTTTTAACTTGGCGATTTTCCCAACGAAATAAAAATACCATTAAACTAATAATACTGATTTGAATTAATAAATTAGGTAGGTTTTGTTGTACATTTTTTCCTGCTAATAATTGCACAAAAAAAATAAATGCACCAATAGCGCCCGATGCCCCAAAACCAAAATAAATAAACTTTCTTAATCCTCGATATGGCGCTTGTGCTTCGGCTTTGAGATAAGCATATTTTTCGGGAGTTAAATTCTTTTGATTCCCATTCATTGAATTATCTTTTTTTGGTTGTTTATTATTCATTTTTTTTTCAGATGTAAGTAATATTAACTAATTATGGTCTGATGAATAAATCAGAAAGCTATTAAAATCAAAAGTTTAGATACACTATATTGACAAAAAAGTGCGCATTTTTGGCAATTTTGACTTAAAAACTGAGCATTTCAAATCTAATTATTCACAATATACTTGTATTTTCATTAAAAATATAAGGGTTCAAAACCTTGATTTTTCTTTCTTTAACCTGAAACCTGAAACCTGATGCCTGATACCTATCCTCATCCAAAGACTTTTTCAGCAACACCTAACTATTAAGACGGGAAATAAGAGAGTCGGAGGGCGCTTTTTGCAAAATTTCAGTTATCACCGAATCAGTGCCTAAATTCCCCCAAGTGCAACCATTTTGCAAATAAATTTGTGCTGATTTACCCACTAAATAAGAGCCATAACTACCCAGCGCCCCTTGCACCAATCCAGCGCTGACAATGGTGGTAAAATTAGCTGGGTTTTCCCATAAACTATTGAGGGAAACAGTGGTTTTAGCGATACTAAACATTACCATAGTGATGATTTCTGCCACCGATAAACCAAAAACATTTTTAAGAATAGTTTGCCATAATTGCCCTGCCTCATGGCTAGTAATCGGTAAACCATATAAACGCCCCAGCGCCCGTATCATCAGCAAATCAACCAAAGCACTAACTAACACATCCACCACGCCAAAAGGATTAAGAGCGATAATAATGCCCTTATAACGAGCATAGCGCCAAATAATTCCTTCTGCTTCTTCTTCACGCAGGGCAATAGTTTTACGCGCAATATTTTCCTGTGCCTTTTTCCCCTGAGAAAGCGCATTTAAAGCTAACAAATCCTTTCCTTCACGGTTGAGCAAATCAAGAAGTTTTTGCCGTAAACTATCAATGTCGGGTGGTAATTCCTCCCATTCCTGCTTAATTGTGCCGTCAGGTAACTCTACACGCACGGGTAAAGGTTGAGGTTGTGCCGCCACCATCACCACCTCATCAGGGGTAAAAAGCGGTTGCTGAGTGTCATTACTTAACTGCTGTAACTGTTGATATATCGCCTTTTGATCCACTTCAGGATAAAGATCAATTTTATTAAATACCAATAATAAAGGCTTTTGATAACGGCGCAATTCTAATAATGCCGAGTATTCCGTGCGAGTAATATCTCCAGCCACCACAAAAAGGATTAAATCCGCTTGTTGTGCTACTTCTTTAGCCATCAGCGCCCGTGATTCCCCGTCAATTTCATCTAAACCGGGAGTATCGATTAACTCAATGGCTATTTTCGGCAGTTGCCACCGAATCGATTTGGGCCACTTTGTAACGCCGTGGAGGGCGCCTGTTTCTAAAATGTCTTTTCCCAACAAGGCATTAATCACAGTGGATTTACCACGACTAACTAAGCCAAAGGTAGCGATTTTGAATAGCTGTTGTTCTAATTTTTCCAGCGCCCCTCGCAAATCCCGTAAATCATTTTTGACAGCATTTTGTAACTCTTGATGGGGGGGATAATTCCAATGACGGCGACTACTACTATACCACGAGAGAGATTGTTGTAAACTGGCGCGCGCTATTTTTAAAACTGACATTTTAATTAATAATGGGCAATTGACAAAGGTAAATTTAAAGATAGTATGGATAATTGAAAATTCATTATTTACAGCGTAAGATTAACGAAGAGAATGCCACCATTGATAGAATATGGTATCTCAGACACAAACAAGAAAAAAAAGATTATCATAGAATATGTACTTAGTAATGTACAACTAAGATAATGAATATTATAAATTTTAGTGAAGCAAGAAAAAACTTTAAATCTGTACTAGATACAGTAGCCAATGATAAAGATTGTACTGTAATTGTGAGAAGAGATGCAGAAGATGCCGTCTTAATGTCGAGAAGTTATTATGATAGTCTAATGGAAACAGTTTATCTTTTAAAATCTCCAGCTAATGCTCAACACTTAGAGGAAGCTATCGCAGAATATAGAGACGGTAAAACACAAGAACATGATTTAATCGATGCGTAAATTAGCTTGGGGCTCTAAAGCATGGAAAGACTATAAGCATCTCTACCTGTCAATTTTAAGCAACCAGAGGGGCGAGGTATTTTTTCTAATTCTATAATCGCATCTCTAACTTTTTGATAATCAGTATTAGGCAAGTTTTCCAAAACTTTGGAAGCCCTTTTTTTAATATTGATATTATATTTCATCAATTTTGACTTTCAATTTTTGCGGTCACTACTTCAAAAGGTATCTCTTCGTCATCCATAGAAATAGCGAGATCATAAGCTCTAATTGCCTCTAGTTCTTCAGATTCTTGCAATAGTTTTTCATAGTCTTTTATGTCCAAAAGAACACCTATGCGATTACCTTCCACATCCGTGAGATATTTTTCTTTTAATTGCATTTAATAATTGTCACTACTAAATTTTACTAAGATTCATAATAGCAAAATCTTGATATGTTTTGGAAGTGCGATCGGTTTAGGCTGTTCGATCTGTCATTAGGCGCTAAGATTATGATGTCAAAAATTAAATGATGATAAGATATAGTAAATAAAAATCCCCAAAAAATTGACAAAATATGGTTAAAACTTCATTATTTCAAAAAGCGATCGAAACTGTAGAAAAATTATCTTGAGAAGAACAACAAATAATCACCATATCGATGAATCTCTATAGCAATTAAAACAGGAAAAAATGAAAGCTATCACCAGTAACCAAGCAAAAAAACAATTAGACGAACTCATTGACACAGTTATCCTTGATGTAGAACCAACTATCGTTTGTAATGATCAAGGAAAACAAGCTGTTTTAATGTCCTTAGACGAATTTAATTCTTGGCAAGAAACCTTATATTTATTATCCAATCCTGCTAATGCTGAACATCTGATGAAATCCATCAAAGAAGCAAAATCGGGTAGTAAATCAGTAAAAGAATTAATCGAACCATGAAAATTACTTTTACCCAACAATCTTGGTTAGATTATCTTTGGCTACAAGATAATGATAAAAAACTGTTAAAAAGAGTCAACTTATTAATTAAAGAAATTATCAGAAATCCTTTTGATGGCATTGGTAAACCAGAACCTCTCAAAGCTAACTTATCAGGTTACTGGTCAAGACGAATCAATTCTGAACATCGTTTAGTTTATGAAATTTCAGAGGAAGAATTAACCATTATTTCCTGTCGATTTCATTATCAGAAATAAAATTGTTACGACTAAATTTTACTAAGATTCATAATAGAAAAAATCTTGGTATAGCAGTCCTAAATCATTTGGGAGAAGTTTAAAAATAAAAAAGACCATCGCACAATTTACCAGACAAGGGGTTTAAACCCCTTGTTACTAAAATTTAATTGTTGATAATCTCACAACTCACATAGGATTGCTCTATTTTGGCTGGTATCAACGAAAGTATCGAAATTATTATCTTTGAAACAGGAAACTGGGAGTTTTATCAAGATGAATAAACCTGATTTTACAACGATGACACGCAAAGAGTTAAAAATTTATATTCGACAAAATCCTACAGATGACGAAGCTATTAGAGAACTCTTTATAAATCGTCGTATGGATAATGCCAAAACCTATCCTTATCCCTATGATATGAATAAAGAAGAAATAGATAGCATTTTCTATTCCAAAAATATAAGTTAATGATCGAACTACAGATTATGATGGTTCTCAAGAGTGATCGGTTTTGGGAGTAAGATAGCTTTTATGGGGGTTAACGGAGGGAGTATAAGTTAACCAAGACGAGTTAGACGAATTTGAGCTAAAGTAAAAATAACAGGAATAATACGGGTGTAATTAGTGGCAATAGCGCGCCAACCTAAATCAGCAAAAAAAGAAGCCCATAAAACAGGACCTAAAAAAGCAAAAACACTTCTTACGGCAGTATAACGAGCGGTATTAGCAATCATACCTTGTTTTGCTAACTGTAAAGCCACATGATTTTGTATCCTTGAAGTTACGGCAATTCCCCCTTTAATTAAACTGGTTTTAGCTACTTGATAACGGGCAAAATGTAAGGCAAATTGTCGGGTAATTTGTTGTAATAACCATGATTTTAATACGCTACTAATCGCCACAATGCCACTACCTTTTATGATAATTTTTAAAGGATCATGTTGTAATTTTAGGGGTAATGGTTCTGGTGTGTTAGTGTTGGATAAATATTTAATGACTTCATTTTTAATACTATTTTTTTCTTCATGGGGTAATTTTGCCCATGCTTTTTGTAGTAAATTGATGAAAATTTCCGTTTCAATGTCAATGGTTGACATATTTTGACTATAGGGAATTTTTAGATAACGACAGACTTGAATCAAAATTGAGCGATAACTCACTTGATGGGTTTGTTTTTTTAATACTGTGATGCCGTCAGCTCCTAAAAAACGAAATCTTTTTTCGATACTATCTATTTTATCTTGCCAATCCTGACATTGTACGTCGAAGGGCGCTGGGGTTTGCCAATAGTCAAGGGGGTTGAGGCGACGACAAAAAAGAATATTAGTAATTTGTTCTAATTCTTCTTCTGTGGCTAATTGTAAAACAGTTTTGAGTTCATCCACAATGTTTTTTCCTCACAGGGAGTCATTAATATTAAAAAAAAATTATTTTGGTGAGGGGAGGTGTCAGGTATCAGGTGTCAGGTAAAATGCTTATAAATTAGAGAGTTAAGCCAAATAGTTATTTTTCATAAATTGTTTATTTGTATCAAAAATTTTTGATGGGGATGGAAAAAATACAGTATTTTTAAAGAAAAAAGTCAATTTATGACACTTTTTGTTATGTAGAATAGACTTTAAACCTTTATTTTAACCTTAAAAAATGTCTGCTGGATCAGCAGATTTGAGCTTATTAACAGCAATAGCGCCCGATCCAAAACACATCCCCAAAGTGAGAAAATAAACAGTTAAAGCAAGAGATTTAGTCATGTAAATAGGTAAACCTGTAGCGCCCGCCGCCCCACCATAAAGTAACATAGAAACTCCCATACCGGGTAAAAAACCCACACAAGCCAAAATTAATGCCTCTTGAAATACCACCACCAAAAGATAATTATTGGTGTAACCCATAGCTTTGAGGGTAGCATATTCAGGCAAATGATCCGCCACGTCAGTATAAAGAATTTGATAAACAATCACTACACCCACCACTAAACCCATAGCCGCACCCAAACCGAAAATAAAACCAATAGCGGTACTATTTTCCCAATATTCCCTCTCATAGCTGACAAATTCTTCACGGGATAAAACTACCACATCACCGCCACTAAATTTTTGCTTGAGACTATTAATAACAGCTTCATCATCAACACCATCTTTCAAATGTATCACACCAATATCAATCAAATTAGGGTCTCTGGTGGGAAACATCCGTAAAAAATTCAAGTCACTGGTAATCAAATTACCGTCAGCGCCAAAACTCGCCCCAATGGAAAATAAACCCCTAACTGTTACTTGTCGTGCATTCATTTCCGTTTTGACGTTTTCACCATTATTAAACATTTCCGCCACTGGACCAAATTCCGCCCGTGATTTATCATCAAATAAGACGACATCAGATAATCTTAATAAAGAGAGATTTTCTTCTACTCCCGGCAGAGTAAAAAGAGATTCTTTCGGGTTAAAACCAATTACCATAATTTGCCGAGTGGCTTGGTTTTCGGGATTTTTCCATAAACCAAAACCGATGTTAATTTTATTAATGGCTTCCACTCCCTCCACTGCCAAACTTTGCTCTAAACGGCGAGAAGAAAAGGTTTTCATGGCAATAAGGGCATCAGATTGAGGGCTAATCAGGAAAACATCCCCGCGTATTTCTTCATGCACTCTTACTGCACTATTTAGCAATGCTGATTTGAAACCTAACTGCATAAACATGAGAATATCAGCAAAACTGATCCCAGCGATAGCGATAAGTAATCTAATTTTTTCTCGGCTTAATTGTAACCAAGCTAGGGGTATTTTCATAATAAAAAAGAGCGAAGTTAAAAGGGCAAAGTTAAAAGGGAATTATTTTTGTTATAAATGATAAGATTTCTATATTTAGAATAATATAAGGCTTATCAAATAAACTTTTGAGGAATGATTTGTTATTAATCTATTATAACTACTGAGGTAATATAGCAGTCCTAAATCATTTATGAAAAATCAATTATTAGAAAAAAATATCGAAAATACCATCCCTCTTGCCTTTTCCCTCTTCCCCATTTCAACCAATAATTTATAATAGTCAAAGTAATAGAGCCAAAAATTATGGTGTGGAATTATAAAACTCCCGGTATTCCTGATGAACTTTTTGAGCGTTTACCCGGTATTCCCCTAACTAAACGGGAAGTGCGCTTATTGATTTTGTCAGCGCTAAGATTAGAGCAAAAATCTGTGGTTTGGGATGTGGGCGCTGGAACTGGTACAGTATCAGTAGAAATAGGTTTACTTTGCCCTCAGAACAAAATTACTGCCATTGAAAGAGATTCTGATGTAGTCAAGTTAATTAATAGTAATTGTCATAAATTTGGGGTGAAAAATGTGGAGGTATTAGAAGCCAGCGCCCCTCAATGCTTTAATGACATTAAACAGCAACCCCATAGAGTCTTTATCGGAGGGGGAAAATCCGTCAAAGATGTATTAAGAGAGTCATGGAATCATTTACTACCCCAAGGCAGAATTGTTGCTATTGCTTCTAATTTAGAAAATCTCTATCAAATCTCTGAAGGTTTAGCTGAATTACAAGCTCGTAACATAGAAGTAGTACAATCATCTATTAATA contains these protein-coding regions:
- a CDS encoding Txe/YoeB family addiction module toxin produces the protein MKITFTQQSWLDYLWLQDNDKKLLKRVNLLIKEIIRNPFDGIGKPEPLKANLSGYWSRRINSEHRLVYEISEEELTIISCRFHYQK
- a CDS encoding FtsX-like permease family protein — protein: MKIPLAWLQLSREKIRLLIAIAGISFADILMFMQLGFKSALLNSAVRVHEEIRGDVFLISPQSDALIAMKTFSSRRLEQSLAVEGVEAINKINIGFGLWKNPENQATRQIMVIGFNPKESLFTLPGVEENLSLLRLSDVVLFDDKSRAEFGPVAEMFNNGENVKTEMNARQVTVRGLFSIGASFGADGNLITSDLNFLRMFPTRDPNLIDIGVIHLKDGVDDEAVINSLKQKFSGGDVVVLSREEFVSYEREYWENSTAIGFIFGLGAAMGLVVGVVIVYQILYTDVADHLPEYATLKAMGYTNNYLLVVVFQEALILACVGFLPGMGVSMLLYGGAAGATGLPIYMTKSLALTVYFLTLGMCFGSGAIAVNKLKSADPADIF
- a CDS encoding type II toxin-antitoxin system prevent-host-death family antitoxin; amino-acid sequence: MNIINFSEARKNFKSVLDTVANDKDCTVIVRRDAEDAVLMSRSYYDSLMETVYLLKSPANAQHLEEAIAEYRDGKTQEHDLIDA
- a CDS encoding dienelactone hydrolase family protein → MRKFISFTLVSFLIVIALTAFQINHPAPVTATNYSEYMAKAHKNDLPIPTGIIAQAPKMEVKGEMLTYGNIDGQPIMGYVSTPVNAEKPLPGLIVIHEWWGLNDNIKMMTDRLAGEGYTALAVDLYQGDVADNPDEALKLVQRALGNTAPLENNLKQAYKYLSDYQNIMGITEAPRVGSIGWCFGGLWSLNTALLLPDQLDATVIYYGGNITTDPKKLMTLQMPILGIFGELDQNPSVALVKEFEQVLLALGKEVEIHIYEKADHAFANSSGTRYNAEAAESAWEKTTAFLAKYL
- a CDS encoding type II toxin-antitoxin system Phd/YefM family antitoxin, translated to MKAITSNQAKKQLDELIDTVILDVEPTIVCNDQGKQAVLMSLDEFNSWQETLYLLSNPANAEHLMKSIKEAKSGSKSVKELIEP
- a CDS encoding DUF697 domain-containing protein is translated as MSVLKIARASLQQSLSWYSSSRRHWNYPPHQELQNAVKNDLRDLRGALEKLEQQLFKIATFGLVSRGKSTVINALLGKDILETGALHGVTKWPKSIRWQLPKIAIELIDTPGLDEIDGESRALMAKEVAQQADLILFVVAGDITRTEYSALLELRRYQKPLLLVFNKIDLYPEVDQKAIYQQLQQLSNDTQQPLFTPDEVVMVAAQPQPLPVRVELPDGTIKQEWEELPPDIDSLRQKLLDLLNREGKDLLALNALSQGKKAQENIARKTIALREEEAEGIIWRYARYKGIIIALNPFGVVDVLVSALVDLLMIRALGRLYGLPITSHEAGQLWQTILKNVFGLSVAEIITMVMFSIAKTTVSLNSLWENPANFTTIVSAGLVQGALGSYGSYLVGKSAQIYLQNGCTWGNLGTDSVITEILQKAPSDSLISRLNS
- a CDS encoding HNH endonuclease, encoding MKKTERILIPPQVRKYVYERDNFQCQSCGKNISETTLNIDHIIPLAKGGSNDISNLQTLCSSCNQKKKAHFDPRFRRHFS
- the cbiT gene encoding precorrin-6Y C5,15-methyltransferase subunit CbiT; this encodes MVWNYKTPGIPDELFERLPGIPLTKREVRLLILSALRLEQKSVVWDVGAGTGTVSVEIGLLCPQNKITAIERDSDVVKLINSNCHKFGVKNVEVLEASAPQCFNDIKQQPHRVFIGGGKSVKDVLRESWNHLLPQGRIVAIASNLENLYQISEGLAELQARNIEVVQSSINRLETRGISQVFAGIAPIFILSGEKM
- a CDS encoding DUF3493 domain-containing protein produces the protein MNNKQPKKDNSMNGNQKNLTPEKYAYLKAEAQAPYRGLRKFIYFGFGASGAIGAFIFFVQLLAGKNVQQNLPNLLIQISIISLMVFLFRWENRQVKK